GTGCCACCGGACAGCGGCTGGGCTTGGGTTGTCATGGTTGCCTCGTTCCTCTGCTGCACTGTGATCGATGGCATCGTTTTCTGCTCGGCCAGCATACAGGAGCACCTCATGAAAGAGTTCGGTGTGAGCAAATTCTATGTCACGTTCGTCTCGTCACTGCTCAGCGGTTGCTACCTGATGGCTGGTCCCTTTGTCAGTGCATTGGCCAATCGTTTCGGTTTCCGTCCCGTCACAATTACCGGTGCCATCTTCTCGGCCATCTGCTTCGGTCTCTCGTACTATGCTACGAGCGTGGAATATCTGTTCGTCATCTATGGTGTATTGGGTGGTATTGGCTTCTGCATGGTCTACATCCCCGCTGTCGTCATCATTGGTTTCTACTTTGAGAAGTGGCGTGCTCTGGCCACCGGTGTCGCTCTTTGCGGCTCGGGAGTTGGCGTCTTTGTCTTTGCCCCGCTCACCAATTTTCTGCTGAAGGAGACGAACTGGCGCATGACCTTGGCCATTCAGGGTCTGATGGTGCTGTCGTGTGCCATCTTTGGCCTCGCCTTCCGTCCCATACAGCCGATTACGCTCGGTGTCACCGAGGATGGCACCGTGGTCGATGAGGAGAAGACCAAACTGAATGGCCATGGCAATACCGTAGCGCCAACGCCACAATTGCATCAGGCTGCGTTCACCAAGCCGCTGCCCGAAGGTCGCTTCGCCTACTCGATGCCCAACTCGGCACACAACACCTACATGGGCGCCTCGCAGCGCCATCATTATCCCACGGCTGCGGAGATCTTCAAGGGCATGAATCTGGAGCGCCGCCCGTCGGGACAGGCAAGCAAGGGCACCGAGCTGAAGCAGTTGCGCAAATCGCAGCCCACCACACCGAATGGCGATCCACAGCAGTTGACCTTCAATTTGCACAAGGAGCTGACCACCGTGGGCGAGAacgaggaggaggcggagaaCGATAACCTGTTGGAGACCGAGGCCAAGCCTGTGACGATTCAGGCTCGACGTCACACAGTCTCCGGCCGACGACCTCAGGATCTGGCGAAGCGTCCCCATGGCACAGGCCATGATGCCGCTCACCATCATGGACAATCGCAGTCGTCCCGTCCTATGTACAGAGATGATATCTTCTTTACCGGTTCGCTGACACGCATACCCCAATATCAGTCACAGACCTCGCTGGCCTATCACATGTCCGTCACCCGGCTGCCCACCAAGCAGGATATGCTGGAGGATCGGCAAAAGGGTTGCCGCATTTGCCCCGAAGCAGTGCGTCGCACACTCTCGACCATGTTGGACACCACGCTGCTGAAGTCACCGTCATTCATGTGCCTCGCTGTCAGCGGCTTCTTGACCATGATGGGCTTCTTTGTGCCCTTCTCCTTCCTGCCGGATCGTGCCATAGAAAATGGCATGTCCGCATCTTCGGCCGTCTCGCTTATCTCGGGCATTGGCGCAATCAATACGATTGCTAGGATCGTTTGTGGCTCGTTGAGTTCGTTCCCCAGCGTCAAGCCGCTGTGGCTTAATAATGTGGCACTGACCGCCGGTGGCTTGGCTACCATCTTCAGTGGAGTCGTCGTGAATGCCACCACGCAGTGGGCATTCGCATTCTTCTTTGGCGTTTGCATTGCCTGCTTCTCGGCGCTGCGATCACTGATTGCTGTCGAGCTGATTGGCCTGGAGAAGCTGACCAATGCCTTTGGATTCCTGATGTTGTTCCAGGGTTTGGCTGCCACCATCGGCAGTCCCATTGCCGGTAAGTGCTACGATCGCTTAACGCAAATTGGGATTAGttgataaatttatgaaattttacaGGTGCTCTTTATGACATGACCAAAAGCTACAATATGGCCTTCTACTTCGCTGGTGGTTTGATCCTGTTGTCGGGTTTCCTATGCTATCCCCTGACCTGGATATCCAACTGGGAGCAGCGACGCAATGCCAAGAACGAACCGCTGCCCACAGCCTAATCAAGAGAGTTATCAAACAaacgcaaaaacaacaatacaaaaaaactacAGCAGACCAGAAAGAAACGAAATTCGACAAATGGAAAGTTGCCTCGTCGTAATTGTCTTCTGATATCGCCACTTTAGCAGCAAAAACATTGATGTGCTCCATTAAGTGGTTAGTTTAACACTAATTGCCAATAactcgatgtcgatgttgttgaAGATTGAACAGAatagaacagaacagaaaaactgaaactgaaaccgaactACACCAGAAACCGAAACAGATAGATACAGAAGCAGTAGCAGAGTCCCAATCTTCTGTCAATGCTTTGCTGCGGAGCAGCGTTTGAAGCATGTACTTGATATGTCTATTTGTCTAGATCTAGATTAAGTAGTCTTAGTCTTTAAGTGTAATGTTTGTGCCTTTTGCTTTATCGAGTGCCTCGCCTCatcctacacacacacacatacacacacctaTCTACAACCCACACAGTACATGCATAGATCAAGCTTAAgtattgattgattttaacATGGTTTCATCAATCGGAAAGTGCTCACCCAAtaatgttgttgtgtgttgatCGAGAGCAGAGgtggaaaattaaaatcagCAGCTGAGCACATGGCTGGGCCACAATTCGACTGCCAAGttttaagagagagagaggagaagcGAAGTGAGACGAGACGAGATGAGAAGTGGACgttgcatttgtttaattgaTAAGTTCGACTAACTAAACTGTTAGCATCTGCTCCAGACTTGTTACATagtttgtacatatgtaagcTTTAGTTCCTAAGCAAAATCaaacacaccacacacacactcacacatacacattgttgatgttgttgtttgctgcagTAAACTCTAAGGTTATTGCACCGTATTCAATCCAAACCCAACTTGAATCCCCATTGTCGAGCGTCGTTAGCTGATTATggacaacaaacaaagcgTTGGCGTATCTGGCACAATTGGAActgtacacacacaaacacatacacatacactccgtacacacaacacacactgTACACAcatgctacacacacatacaaatagcTACATACTCAAGCGCTTGTTGCGCTTATGTttatcaaatacaaaatgtaataacatatttaaaaagagaaaaatttaaaacaatataactgactatacgagtatatttgtttttagcatattttaaagttatacattttacaataaacgacatttaagtaatttacaaACTACACAAACTATGCGTTCTTTTTTATACTCACCacaaaatcatttttgttttaaagcgCAACGTCAAGTTATTGGATGGATAAATgttcaattttaaaagttttaattcTCGAAGTGCAATTAAGAAGCTTTTGGAAAGTCCACTGGTAACTTTAAAAATGAAGCTGCAAGAATTGTCCTGTCTCTGAGAGCTCTTTACGTGGAAATGACTTAACTAATATACAAACTAACAATCTTTTATTACTCTTTGCTGCACAAAGTAAGCGTAATAACTAAGTAAATAGTAAGGAAAATCGTTATGAACAATGCGTGACTGTGATTATATAACCGGTTTTGAGCTTAAATTAACACATTAAATAGATAACGCTGTTGTGTCTTTGGTCATGGCACACCCTTTTTACTCTATTTCTCCTGATTCAATGAATTAATGAATTCCTCCAGCTTCTCCTGAATCTGTCGTACTTtaactgcaaaacaaaacgttTTATTTCATGGAAATAAATCACTTTTTGAGGTCAACTCACTAAGTTCCTCGGCCAGCTGCACACGTTTGCCTGTCAGCAGATGTGCCTTCTTCTCCTCGTCGTCACTGAACTCGTCGAGCACTGCCTTGATCTCCTTATCCAGGCGTCGCGCTTCCCGATTGATAACCTGCTGCCTCAACGCATTGCCTGTCACCTTGATCACCTGTTGTATGCGCCAAAATAGCACCACATCACTGCAGGAGATCTGTTGATCACGGAAAGAAATGTTACCCAAGGAAATTTAAAACGTTTCACTGCAAACTTACCTCACACTCGGTGCCTTGTTGTGTGTACAGGTAATAAGCCTTACGGCAATCCTTGGCCCGATGCAAAGCCTGTTGCAGGAAGTGTCTAAAAGCAAATACATAATCAATAACAATACAGAACTATGTCACTGAGCACTACATACTTTCTGTAGACTGGGAACCACGTTTGACGTATGTAATCCGTGTCCACATCCACATTATCACGCTGCAGATTCTTGCGCACTGTCGTCAGCTCATCATAACTTAATGTAGGCAAATGTTTCTGCatacaaatatagaaattaaatcGATGGTCTACAGgattacatttttctttagaACACACCACATCGTTTTTGAGAATTTTGTCAAGTTCTCCCTTGACACTGCGTCGCTTTTGCTGATCCTGTGTCAACGACTTCCAGTAAGCGAAACGTGTCCATGGTCCCGGACCGAACATTTGCGCCAACGTCTCATCGGTCTGCACAAGTTTAGTGGTCACAGAGTTCTCTAGGAATTTCACCGCCTGATCCCACTCAGCCTTGTCGTGCACAAAGCGATCCTCCAAGGTGTTAAGTTGTATCACTCGCAGCATATCAATGGCTTTGTCCTCCCAGCTATGTCGGCGAATAGCCTCATCGACAACAGCCGCTTTCAGTTGATCAAACACACCGTCGTGGTCGTGACCCTTCTTTGCCCGTTCCATCAGAGATATGAACTCCTGTTGCAATGCCTCCCATCCAGCCTCAACTGACTTTGCTGGCAACGCCTGTTCTGCCCACTGTCGCAGCTTAATATCCACCATTGTATTGAACGAATCTAAAAAACCATCAGAATTggcaataattaatttcaactacTAATTAACTAAGATATCACATAGCACAGAAATAGATGCGATGAAATGATCAACAACACAGACATTAATGTATGTTAAGTAAATTTTGATCAATCCATTTTGGAAATATAGCTTAGATGTTGACTAATTAAAAACAGTTGCCTTTTTAGTGTTCATTGATCAAATTAACGCAGCTTAATTGAAGATTTCGGGTTAAACGTGTTTCTCATGTCACGTAAATCTTTAAATCACACTTTCCGGCAAGTACGCGCcttattcgcattcgcatatGACTgtgacaaaaatataaaacttgcTGAAtcacatttttgcttttatgccCCGCAAATcgatgttaattaaatttaaattggggagtacacaaattaaaattatacgcATGATTCAATGGGAAGAGAAGCGCGCGAGCCGAAACTGGTTTAGAAGTTTGTGATTCCCGATTGGAACGActtgaattttttttgctgctaacacacaaacacaatacGTTCATGGTGATGGACTTGATGCGTTCCTGCCCCAGCATGGGGTGGGCGTGGCTTACAAACTTAAAACTTATAACTACAGAATATTACTTTGAGAACCTGACTGTGCAGCGGGTAAGTAAACATTCTCGAACACGTAATTCGATAGTTTCTCCCACAGCTTGAGGGTGAGGGCATCGTCCCATTTTTTCGCTGAGATCTGTGAGAGTGTTACCACTTCGTCCAATATTTCGCCCTTGGCCTTGTCGAACAGCTCATCACGTCCAGACTCGCGCAGCCTGGAAATGGACATCCATGTACTTAGAATTTATATCTCTCGTTATTCGTTTTGTTGCATACCTGGGGAAATTGTTTTTCCATTCGGTTTCCAGATTAAATCTGGTTGCCTTAAATGCATCCGCCTGTTGCTCAATGGTTTCACGCACCATTTTCCAGAAGCGATCCGACACAGCCAAGCTCAAATT
This is a stretch of genomic DNA from Drosophila albomicans strain 15112-1751.03 chromosome 3, ASM965048v2, whole genome shotgun sequence. It encodes these proteins:
- the LOC117572428 gene encoding monocarboxylate transporter 10; protein product: MPTQQTKSQDELASANALVSKHPDNNKLDKFKEEDEEEEEEIDTAAVVVPPDSGWAWVVMVASFLCCTVIDGIVFCSASIQEHLMKEFGVSKFYVTFVSSLLSGCYLMAGPFVSALANRFGFRPVTITGAIFSAICFGLSYYATSVEYLFVIYGVLGGIGFCMVYIPAVVIIGFYFEKWRALATGVALCGSGVGVFVFAPLTNFLLKETNWRMTLAIQGLMVLSCAIFGLAFRPIQPITLGVTEDGTVVDEEKTKLNGHGNTVAPTPQLHQAAFTKPLPEGRFAYSMPNSAHNTYMGASQRHHYPTAAEIFKGMNLERRPSGQASKGTELKQLRKSQPTTPNGDPQQLTFNLHKELTTVGENEEEAENDNLLETEAKPVTIQARRHTVSGRRPQDLAKRPHGTGHDAAHHHGQSQSSRPMYRDDIFFTGSLTRIPQYQSQTSLAYHMSVTRLPTKQDMLEDRQKGCRICPEAVRRTLSTMLDTTLLKSPSFMCLAVSGFLTMMGFFVPFSFLPDRAIENGMSASSAVSLISGIGAINTIARIVCGSLSSFPSVKPLWLNNVALTAGGLATIFSGVVVNATTQWAFAFFFGVCIACFSALRSLIAVELIGLEKLTNAFGFLMLFQGLAATIGSPIAGALYDMTKSYNMAFYFAGGLILLSGFLCYPLTWISNWEQRRNAKNEPLPTA